A window of the Nocardia sp. NBC_01329 genome harbors these coding sequences:
- the glyS gene encoding glycine--tRNA ligase subunit beta has protein sequence MPTMCGSSRTTGRNRRSVPGAWAGKSGSTRYYLDDADVDTTRDLLTAYSAEADRMIAAQLPVPAHVHVLKSSHAFNILDSRGAVSTAERAKWFAVMRRQSREIATLWTNLREQAGHPRGMHSPPPQATPAADPATIVSAQDTVLLFEIGTEELPPYVVTASISAVHTTLTDLLNATALPYGEIIVQATPRRISVRVEGVAAREPDTVDLRRGPKVTAAYDADGKPTPALAGFLRSKGVSADELQRIEVSGTEHVAVESMRTGRSAPVVLTDVLSRLTLSLRANKNMRWRDPSLSFSRPIRWLTALLGDNVLPVTAGTLAAGRRTRGHRHSATPIFDIPTADSYHSTLEAAGIVIDPSERRARVISSATALAETEDGRIDLDGDAALIDEITNLVESPTGILGRFDPKYLDLPEQILITVMRKHQRYLPVRCGTGGLLPVFVTMANGDCDPETVRKGNENVLRARFEDAAFFWTADLTVTPDKFRTRLAALMFHEKAGTMADRADRIAAAATALGGRTGLSATDSATLARAGALAKFDLATQMVIEMTSLAGTMAREYADRAGEPEPVATALWESELPRHHGDSLPTTAPGALLALADRFDLLVAMLAVGAELTGSADPYGLRRAATGILAILRNHPELVDITIPAGLAVAADGLRGQGLAVDPTVLSTAEELITIRYEQRLRDEAVDPGLIAAVRPSAQAPHRAGDLIDQIRTASADNRFGALAEGLQRIMRIMPADAPAGYDTTRLTSTAEQQLMTTLNALPPADGRPLTEWIGHGHTLIEPLTTFFGEVLVMADDPADRAARLGLLGAVLDIAPAGIDWREVHQLLQKQDGEPTRGTGQA, from the coding sequence ATGCCCACGATGTGCGGTTCGTCGAGGACAACTGGGCGCAACCGGCGATCGGTGCCTGGGGCCTGGGCTGGGAAGTCCGGCTCGACGCGCTACTACCTCGACGACGCCGATGTCGACACCACCCGCGACCTACTGACCGCGTACTCGGCCGAAGCCGACCGAATGATCGCCGCCCAACTGCCGGTCCCGGCCCATGTGCACGTCCTCAAGTCCAGCCACGCGTTCAACATCCTGGATTCACGCGGTGCGGTGAGCACGGCGGAACGCGCGAAATGGTTCGCGGTGATGCGCAGGCAATCCCGTGAAATCGCCACCCTGTGGACGAACCTGCGCGAGCAGGCGGGCCATCCCCGCGGCATGCACAGCCCGCCGCCACAGGCCACTCCCGCGGCCGATCCAGCCACGATCGTCTCGGCCCAGGATACGGTGCTGCTGTTCGAGATCGGCACCGAGGAACTGCCGCCGTATGTCGTGACGGCGAGTATCTCCGCCGTGCACACCACGCTCACCGACCTCCTGAACGCCACTGCCCTGCCCTACGGCGAAATCATCGTGCAGGCGACCCCGCGCCGGATCAGCGTGCGAGTCGAAGGCGTCGCCGCTCGCGAACCCGACACCGTGGACCTACGCCGCGGCCCGAAGGTCACCGCCGCCTATGACGCCGACGGCAAACCCACTCCCGCTCTCGCCGGTTTCCTTCGCTCCAAGGGCGTCTCGGCCGATGAGCTCCAACGTATCGAGGTCAGCGGCACCGAGCACGTCGCGGTCGAGAGCATGCGCACCGGCCGGTCGGCACCAGTAGTGCTCACCGATGTGCTGTCTCGGCTCACCCTGTCGTTGCGGGCGAACAAGAACATGCGCTGGCGCGATCCGTCCCTGAGCTTCTCCCGCCCGATCCGCTGGCTCACCGCGCTCCTCGGCGACAACGTCCTCCCGGTCACCGCCGGCACCTTGGCGGCGGGCCGCCGCACCCGAGGCCACCGCCACTCCGCCACACCGATATTCGATATCCCCACCGCGGACAGCTACCACTCGACACTCGAGGCCGCCGGAATAGTCATCGACCCCTCCGAGCGCCGCGCCCGTGTCATATCCTCAGCCACCGCCCTCGCCGAAACCGAAGACGGGCGCATCGACCTCGACGGCGACGCCGCCTTGATCGACGAAATCACCAACCTCGTCGAATCCCCCACCGGCATCCTCGGTCGCTTCGACCCGAAATACTTGGACCTGCCCGAACAGATCCTGATCACCGTGATGCGCAAGCATCAGCGCTATCTCCCGGTCCGCTGCGGCACCGGTGGCCTGCTGCCGGTGTTCGTGACGATGGCCAACGGCGACTGCGACCCCGAGACGGTCCGCAAGGGCAACGAAAACGTGCTCCGCGCCCGCTTCGAAGACGCGGCGTTCTTCTGGACCGCCGACCTCACCGTCACCCCTGACAAGTTCCGGACCCGGCTCGCGGCCCTGATGTTCCACGAGAAAGCCGGAACCATGGCCGACCGCGCCGACCGCATCGCCGCAGCCGCCACAGCGCTCGGCGGCCGCACCGGCCTTTCGGCCACCGACTCGGCGACGCTGGCCCGCGCCGGCGCCCTCGCGAAATTCGACCTCGCCACCCAGATGGTGATCGAGATGACATCCCTCGCAGGCACCATGGCCCGCGAATACGCGGACAGAGCCGGCGAACCCGAACCCGTGGCCACCGCGCTATGGGAATCGGAGCTGCCCCGCCACCACGGAGACAGCCTCCCCACCACCGCGCCCGGCGCGCTACTGGCACTGGCCGACCGCTTCGACCTCCTGGTCGCGATGCTCGCAGTCGGCGCCGAACTCACCGGCAGCGCCGATCCCTACGGCCTGCGCCGCGCCGCCACCGGAATACTCGCGATCCTGCGCAACCACCCCGAACTCGTCGACATCACCATCCCCGCCGGCCTCGCGGTCGCCGCCGACGGGCTCCGCGGCCAGGGCCTCGCCGTCGACCCCACTGTCCTGTCCACCGCCGAGGAACTCATCACCATCCGCTACGAGCAACGACTGCGCGACGAAGCCGTCGACCCGGGACTCATCGCCGCAGTGCGCCCCTCCGCGCAAGCCCCACACCGAGCAGGCGATCTCATCGACCAGATCCGAACAGCCAGTGCAGACAACCGATTCGGCGCTCTCGCCGAAGGGCTGCAAAGGATCATGCGCATAATGCCCGCCGACGCGCCCGCCGGCTACGACACCACCCGACTCACCAGCACCGCCGAACAACAACTCATGACCACGTTGAACGCTCTCCCGCCAGCGGACGGCAGGCCGCTGACCGAATGGATCGGCCACGGCCACACCCTGATCGAACCGCTCACCACATTCTTCGGCGAAGTCCTGGTCATGGCCGACGACCCCGCCGATCGTGCCGCCCGGCTCGGACTACTCGGCGCGGTTCTGGACATAGCTCCAGCCGGAATCGATTGGCGAGAGGTTCACCAGTTGCTCCAGAAGCAGGACGGAGAACCGACTCGCGGCACTGGACAAGCATGA
- a CDS encoding molybdopterin-dependent oxidoreductase: protein MTQPIPTATHWGNFLIDRGGDGELRVTPAGHDPDPSPIGRSLTALHDPDHRIARPAVRLGYYRDRENSDTSMRGREPFVEVGWDEALDIAAGALRSTRERAGNRAIYGGSYGWASAGRFHHTQGQIHRFLRMFGGYTASVDTYSFAAAEVTIPHVLGMNAYFAARQSPTTEEIARHCARIVFFGGAAARNAQVNPGGFGAHRYRDHLAALRTAGVETINIGPVRDDLDPAPTTRWIPCRPGTDTAIMLAMVHTLVVEDLHDRAFLDRYTTGFDRFAEYVTGRADEVPKTPEWAATLSGVPAHEIRELARSLARERCVIGLPYALQRAEHGEQTYWAAWALAAALGHIGLPGGGVLMGTGVGMTNAMRRRYLPFEIAALPQPTNPVSDVVPVARLTEMLERPGETVDYNGRVLAYPEIDLIYWAGGNPFHHHQDLNRLRRAWARPRTVVVNEISWTSTARLADIVLPSTAAQEREDFAASRTDHWLSPMLPALPSYGQARDDYSIFAALADRLGFGPRFTEGRTARQWVEHLWQATAANAAAADIRLPGYAEFRSGQPIDLSPTLPESRHVLEQFRDDPDRHPLPTPSGRIEIFSRTVADFGYPDAPGHPAWFPAREWLGSPRAQRFPLHLLSHQPATRLHSQLDYGATSRESKIHDREPLRMHPADATARDLRDGDIVRVFNDRGALLAGLRLTDAVRPGVVHMATGAWYDPLDPADPDSLDIHGNPNTVTDDIGTSSLAQGPSANSCLVQIERYVGELPPLRIHRLPELTTAEQLDLHTTRRSTDTDMKNLPGQE, encoded by the coding sequence ATGACGCAGCCGATACCGACCGCGACACACTGGGGGAACTTCCTCATCGACCGCGGCGGCGACGGCGAACTCCGCGTCACCCCCGCCGGACACGATCCCGATCCCTCCCCGATCGGCCGGTCGCTCACCGCACTGCACGACCCCGATCACCGCATCGCCCGACCGGCCGTCCGGCTCGGCTATTACCGGGACCGCGAGAACAGCGATACATCGATGCGGGGCCGGGAACCTTTCGTCGAGGTCGGCTGGGACGAAGCGTTGGATATCGCCGCCGGTGCGCTGCGGTCGACCCGGGAGCGGGCGGGGAACCGCGCGATCTACGGCGGCTCCTACGGCTGGGCCAGCGCCGGCCGGTTCCATCACACACAGGGACAGATCCATCGCTTCCTGCGAATGTTCGGCGGCTACACCGCCTCGGTCGACACCTATTCCTTCGCCGCCGCCGAGGTGACGATCCCCCACGTCCTCGGCATGAACGCCTATTTCGCGGCACGACAGTCCCCCACCACCGAGGAGATCGCCCGCCACTGTGCCCGCATCGTCTTCTTCGGCGGCGCGGCGGCACGGAACGCACAGGTCAACCCCGGCGGCTTCGGCGCCCACCGCTACCGCGACCACCTGGCGGCCCTGCGCACCGCCGGCGTCGAAACGATCAATATCGGCCCGGTCCGCGACGATCTCGACCCGGCGCCGACGACCCGCTGGATCCCGTGCCGGCCCGGCACCGATACCGCGATCATGCTGGCCATGGTGCACACCCTCGTGGTGGAGGATCTGCACGACCGCGCCTTCCTCGACCGCTACACCACCGGTTTCGACCGCTTCGCCGAGTATGTGACGGGTCGCGCCGACGAAGTGCCGAAAACCCCGGAGTGGGCGGCGACCCTATCCGGGGTTCCCGCGCACGAGATCCGTGAACTCGCCCGGTCGCTGGCCCGCGAACGTTGCGTGATCGGACTGCCCTACGCCCTGCAGCGCGCCGAACACGGCGAGCAGACCTATTGGGCCGCTTGGGCGCTCGCCGCCGCACTCGGCCATATCGGCCTCCCCGGCGGCGGAGTGCTCATGGGTACCGGCGTCGGAATGACGAACGCCATGCGACGGCGCTACCTACCGTTCGAGATCGCCGCCCTCCCACAACCCACGAACCCCGTCTCCGACGTGGTTCCGGTAGCGCGGCTCACCGAAATGCTGGAACGTCCCGGCGAAACCGTCGACTACAACGGCCGCGTACTCGCCTACCCGGAAATCGATCTCATCTACTGGGCCGGCGGCAATCCGTTCCACCACCACCAGGACCTCAACCGGTTACGCCGCGCCTGGGCCCGTCCCCGGACGGTCGTCGTCAACGAGATCAGCTGGACCTCCACCGCCCGCCTGGCCGATATCGTGCTGCCCAGCACAGCAGCCCAGGAGCGCGAGGATTTCGCCGCCTCCCGCACCGACCACTGGCTCTCGCCCATGCTGCCCGCCCTACCGTCCTACGGACAGGCACGCGACGACTACTCGATCTTCGCCGCACTCGCCGACCGGCTGGGCTTCGGACCGCGGTTCACCGAAGGTCGCACCGCGCGCCAGTGGGTGGAACACCTGTGGCAGGCGACCGCCGCCAATGCGGCCGCGGCCGATATCCGTCTGCCCGGCTACGCCGAGTTCCGCTCCGGGCAACCGATCGATCTGAGCCCGACCCTCCCCGAGAGCCGGCACGTCCTCGAACAATTCCGGGACGACCCGGATCGCCACCCGCTGCCCACACCGTCGGGCCGGATCGAGATCTTCTCCCGCACCGTCGCGGATTTCGGCTACCCCGACGCTCCCGGCCATCCGGCCTGGTTTCCCGCCCGCGAATGGCTCGGCAGCCCACGTGCCCAACGTTTTCCGCTGCATCTGCTCTCCCACCAGCCGGCGACCCGCCTGCACAGCCAACTCGACTACGGGGCCACCAGCCGGGAATCCAAGATCCACGACCGCGAACCCCTGCGCATGCACCCGGCCGACGCCACCGCCCGCGACCTGCGCGACGGCGATATCGTCCGCGTCTTCAACGACCGTGGCGCCCTTCTGGCAGGCCTCCGGCTCACCGACGCCGTCCGCCCCGGAGTCGTACACATGGCCACCGGGGCCTGGTACGACCCGCTGGACCCAGCAGACCCGGATTCACTGGATATACACGGCAATCCGAACACCGTGACCGATGACATAGGTACCAGTTCGCTGGCCCAGGGCCCCTCGGCCAACAGCTGCCTGGTCCAGATCGAACGCTACGTCGGCGAACTCCCACCCCTGCGGATCCACCGGCTTCCGGAGTTGACCACAGCCGAACAACTCGACCTCCACACCACGCGACGCTCAACCGACACGGATATGAAGAATCTTCCTGGCCAGGAATAA
- a CDS encoding biotin transporter BioY has translation MSGVENERMPRAGITARDMAQIAVFAALIAALGLPGAITVGFSGVPITVQTLGVVLAGAVLGPRKGTAAVAVFIALTIIGLPLLSGGRTGLTALAGPSAGYLVGWIPAVLFIGLLTARIVPKYPVAPALLINALGGIVVIYFFGTVGLLLRTDIGLWPAITSNGVFLPGDLLKVVVATMVAKGVHRAYPGLIRA, from the coding sequence GTGAGCGGTGTCGAAAACGAGCGGATGCCGCGGGCCGGTATCACCGCGCGCGATATGGCACAGATCGCGGTGTTCGCCGCGTTGATCGCGGCACTCGGGTTACCGGGTGCCATCACGGTCGGGTTCAGCGGTGTCCCGATCACCGTGCAGACACTGGGTGTCGTGCTGGCCGGGGCGGTTCTGGGACCGCGTAAGGGAACGGCCGCCGTCGCGGTATTCATCGCGCTTACGATCATCGGGTTGCCGCTGTTGTCGGGCGGTCGCACCGGACTGACGGCACTGGCCGGCCCGAGCGCCGGATATCTGGTGGGCTGGATCCCGGCGGTGCTGTTCATCGGACTGCTCACTGCCCGGATCGTGCCGAAGTATCCGGTAGCGCCCGCGTTGCTGATCAACGCTCTCGGCGGCATCGTGGTCATCTATTTCTTCGGGACGGTCGGTTTGCTGCTGCGTACCGATATCGGGCTGTGGCCGGCGATCACCTCCAACGGGGTGTTCCTGCCCGGCGATCTGCTCAAGGTGGTCGTCGCGACGATGGTGGCCAAGGGCGTGCATCGTGCCTATCCCGGGCTGATCCGTGCCTAG
- a CDS encoding AMP-binding protein, whose protein sequence is MPSDELGGAGAAPALDIGGQVLTYAGFDRAVDRWIDRYEPGPAGYDASTLPLAEALVCVCAAARRGAPVAVEDPAARPVRTEWPDSAFLLVATSGSTGRPRPLARTAASWYDSFPAFTAVTGVTATDRVLLTGPLHATMHLFGALHTLWRGACVTDDPQRATVVHAVPAVLREVVRTAPELRTAIVAGIAPDPGALAAARHLRVVEYYGSSEVSLVAARRVPEPLRLLDEVDAEIRDGLLYVRSPYTVLGAPEWFCVGDLAVLGDDRALEVRGRGEAVINVGGTTVVAEDVERVIGGIDGVVAAAVIGSAHVVFGETVTAAVQLDGVEVDDVRRRARALLSREAIPRRWVRVGELPTTPAGKVARGRLKDLLA, encoded by the coding sequence GTGCCTAGCGACGAACTCGGTGGGGCCGGCGCGGCACCCGCACTCGATATCGGTGGACAGGTCCTGACCTACGCCGGCTTCGATCGCGCCGTCGACCGCTGGATCGACCGGTACGAACCGGGCCCCGCCGGATACGACGCGTCCACGCTGCCGCTCGCCGAGGCACTGGTCTGCGTCTGCGCCGCGGCCCGCCGCGGTGCGCCGGTCGCCGTCGAGGACCCTGCCGCGCGCCCGGTCCGGACCGAATGGCCGGATTCGGCGTTTCTGCTGGTCGCCACCTCTGGTTCGACCGGGCGGCCCCGTCCCCTGGCTCGTACGGCTGCCTCCTGGTACGACAGTTTCCCGGCCTTCACCGCTGTCACCGGTGTCACTGCCACCGACCGGGTGCTGCTCACCGGTCCGCTGCACGCGACCATGCATCTGTTCGGTGCCCTGCACACACTCTGGCGTGGGGCCTGTGTGACCGACGATCCACAGCGCGCCACCGTCGTGCACGCCGTCCCGGCGGTGCTGCGGGAGGTGGTGCGTACCGCGCCCGAACTGCGTACCGCGATCGTCGCCGGGATAGCCCCCGACCCCGGAGCGCTGGCGGCCGCCCGGCATCTGCGTGTGGTCGAGTACTACGGGTCCTCCGAGGTCTCCCTGGTGGCGGCGCGCCGCGTACCCGAACCGCTGCGGTTACTCGACGAGGTGGACGCCGAGATCCGCGACGGCCTGCTTTACGTGCGATCGCCCTATACGGTGCTCGGGGCGCCCGAATGGTTCTGCGTGGGCGATCTGGCAGTACTCGGGGACGACCGCGCGCTCGAGGTGCGCGGCCGCGGCGAGGCGGTGATCAATGTCGGCGGCACCACGGTCGTCGCCGAGGACGTGGAACGGGTCATCGGCGGTATCGACGGTGTGGTGGCAGCCGCGGTGATCGGTTCCGCGCATGTGGTGTTCGGTGAAACAGTCACAGCGGCAGTGCAATTGGACGGGGTCGAGGTCGACGACGTGCGGCGCCGGGCCCGGGCGCTGCTGAGCAGGGAAGCGATTCCGCGCCGCTGGGTCCGGGTCGGTGAGCTCCCCACCACGCCCGCCGGGAAGGTGGCCCGCGGCCGGTTGAAAGACTTGCTGGCGTGA
- a CDS encoding thiolase family protein — MTAVPVLVAARRTPIGTAGHGFAELTVTDLAAPVLAAVADSLRADGVDDEIDDVVLGNCLGPGGDPARVAALAAGLGVHVPGVTVDRQCGSGLDAVMQAALRVRSGGDELILAGGVESASTAPWRFWPPESEREAVRYTRAPFAPDGFPDPDMGVAADDLARIRGIGRERQDAYAARSHTRAAAADFGAEIVPVAGVSLDQRIRPGMTAQRLARLRPSFGTEGTATAGNSCGISDGAAVVAVTSEARAGGLPALRILGSAVSGSDPALPGLGPVPAIRKVLRRTGHSVADLGIVEITEAFASVVLAVSDELGLDESVLCPEGGAIAMGHPWGASGAVLLVRLASQMLRPDGPPLGLAACAIGGGQGIAVLVERVG; from the coding sequence GTGACTGCTGTTCCTGTTCTCGTCGCCGCGCGGCGCACCCCTATCGGCACCGCCGGTCACGGGTTCGCCGAGCTGACGGTGACCGATCTGGCCGCGCCGGTGCTGGCGGCCGTGGCAGACTCGTTGCGGGCGGACGGGGTCGACGACGAGATCGACGATGTGGTGCTCGGTAACTGTCTCGGTCCAGGAGGGGACCCGGCGCGGGTCGCGGCGCTGGCGGCCGGGCTCGGGGTGCACGTACCCGGGGTGACCGTCGACCGGCAGTGCGGTTCCGGGCTCGACGCGGTGATGCAGGCGGCGCTGCGGGTCCGCAGTGGCGGCGACGAACTGATCCTGGCCGGTGGCGTCGAATCGGCGAGTACCGCGCCGTGGCGGTTCTGGCCGCCGGAGTCCGAGCGCGAAGCCGTGCGCTATACCCGGGCCCCCTTCGCCCCCGACGGTTTCCCGGATCCGGATATGGGTGTCGCGGCCGACGATCTCGCTCGTATCCGCGGTATCGGCCGGGAACGCCAGGACGCCTATGCGGCGCGTTCTCATACCCGTGCCGCGGCCGCCGATTTCGGCGCGGAGATCGTTCCGGTGGCCGGGGTGAGCCTTGACCAGCGCATCCGCCCGGGAATGACCGCGCAACGGCTGGCCCGATTGCGGCCCAGCTTCGGGACCGAGGGAACCGCGACGGCGGGTAACTCGTGCGGTATCTCCGACGGAGCGGCCGTAGTGGCCGTGACGAGCGAGGCGCGGGCGGGTGGCCTGCCCGCGTTGCGGATCCTCGGCTCGGCGGTGAGCGGGTCGGATCCCGCGCTGCCCGGGCTGGGGCCGGTTCCGGCGATCCGCAAGGTGTTGCGCCGTACCGGACACTCGGTCGCAGACCTCGGAATCGTCGAGATCACAGAGGCTTTCGCGTCGGTGGTGCTGGCTGTCTCCGACGAACTGGGCCTGGACGAATCGGTGCTCTGCCCCGAAGGCGGCGCGATCGCCATGGGCCACCCCTGGGGCGCCTCCGGCGCGGTCCTGCTGGTGCGGTTGGCGAGCCAGATGCTGCGACCGGACGGGCCACCGCTCGGGCTGGCGGCCTGTGCCATCGGTGGCGGGCAGGGAATCGCCGTACTCGTGGAGCGGGTGGGATGA
- a CDS encoding energy-coupling factor ABC transporter ATP-binding protein, whose amino-acid sequence MSEIVFDGVSHRYGERRVLCEVDLRITERRVGIIGANGSGKSTLARMINGLLTPTSGTVTVDGIDASRKGAKVRRKVGFVFTDPDSQIVMPTVAEDLAFSLRRTGLGRTEIAERVAAMLDRFGLAAHAEHPSHLLSGGQKQLLALGAVLIRRPEVIVADEPTTLLDLRNARAVAAALDSVDQQVIVVTHQLGLLDSFERVIVVDDGAVVFDGTPAAAVPAYRELIE is encoded by the coding sequence ATGAGCGAGATCGTTTTCGACGGAGTGAGCCACCGCTACGGTGAACGCCGGGTGCTGTGCGAGGTGGATCTGCGCATCACCGAACGCCGGGTCGGCATCATCGGCGCCAACGGGTCGGGGAAGTCGACCCTGGCGCGAATGATCAACGGCCTGCTGACGCCGACCTCGGGCACCGTGACGGTCGACGGTATCGATGCGTCGCGAAAGGGCGCCAAGGTCCGGCGCAAGGTGGGGTTCGTCTTCACCGACCCGGATTCGCAGATCGTCATGCCGACGGTCGCCGAGGATCTGGCGTTCTCGCTGCGACGCACCGGTCTCGGCAGAACCGAGATCGCCGAGCGGGTCGCTGCGATGCTGGACCGGTTCGGCCTGGCCGCGCACGCCGAGCATCCGTCCCATCTGTTGTCGGGCGGGCAGAAGCAGTTGCTCGCGTTGGGTGCCGTACTGATCCGGCGTCCCGAGGTGATCGTCGCCGACGAACCGACCACGCTGCTGGATCTACGCAATGCCCGCGCTGTCGCCGCCGCGCTGGATTCGGTCGACCAGCAGGTGATCGTGGTGACCCATCAGCTCGGACTGCTCGACAGCTTCGAACGCGTGATCGTCGTCGACGACGGCGCGGTGGTGTTCGACGGCACTCCCGCCGCGGCGGTGCCGGCCTATCGGGAGCTGATCGAGTGA
- a CDS encoding energy-coupling factor transporter transmembrane component T family protein has protein sequence MIGLYLPGHSLLHRTPAGVKLLVLVVVIVAATVLVRTPAHVGVLAVIVAGLFALARIPWRVALAQLRPMVWMLALIAVVQVLTTSPARAAVVCGLLLISVALAALVTLTTRITDMLDAVTRVLGPLRHIGVDPERIGLLLALAIRCVPLLAGIVREVADARRARGLQWSVTALATPVLVRALRTADAMGDALAARGVDDD, from the coding sequence GTGATCGGGCTGTACCTACCCGGCCATTCGCTGCTGCACCGCACTCCCGCCGGGGTGAAACTGCTGGTGCTCGTGGTGGTTATCGTGGCGGCCACCGTTCTGGTGCGCACGCCCGCCCATGTCGGGGTGCTCGCCGTGATCGTCGCGGGGCTGTTCGCGCTCGCCCGAATCCCGTGGCGGGTGGCTCTGGCGCAGTTACGGCCGATGGTCTGGATGCTGGCACTCATCGCCGTGGTCCAGGTGCTGACGACCTCACCCGCGCGCGCTGCGGTGGTATGCGGACTGCTGCTGATCTCGGTCGCGCTCGCGGCGCTGGTCACCCTCACGACCCGGATCACCGATATGTTGGACGCCGTCACTCGCGTGCTCGGCCCGCTGCGGCATATCGGAGTCGACCCGGAGCGGATCGGCCTGTTGCTGGCACTGGCCATCCGCTGTGTGCCGTTGCTGGCCGGGATCGTGCGGGAGGTGGCGGACGCGCGCCGGGCCAGAGGGCTGCAGTGGTCGGTCACCGCGCTGGCGACTCCGGTACTGGTCCGGGCCCTGCGCACCGCCGATGCGATGGGTGATGCGCTGGCCGCTCGTGGTGTGGACGATGACTGA
- a CDS encoding class I adenylate-forming enzyme family protein, with amino-acid sequence MTELLADRIERQAARDPSATAVVAVRDRICYGEFWDRVRRTAAGLDGAGRVAVLPTSDIDSLVTVTAAMYAGVGVVLLHRHLLPRQLDRVLRLTRPAQVCAAAGHPRLLRRLGWAGPIRAPADLESDGPVGPARPDGELLVGITSGTTGEPKLFVRDQRSWAATLDRSDATFDIGAGDRVSAPGVLDHTHFLYGALHALTRGAAVDLRPVATALADRPTHLYAVPAIAWDVVRSVAGPVDSVREVLSSAARWPRPGRAALREVLPAATLTHFYGASELSFVSFDRGLGDTDESAAGELFDGVEVRIRDGRVHVRSDMVFTGYLTEAGTVDGPVDGWFSVGDRGALSGNRLRLFGRDGEMLIRGGLNVEPAAVEAALAAIPGVAESACIGIADERWGQVPVAAVVVTRAGPGPEEIRKRLRAVLPSPSMPDRIRVVDRLPRTPRGKVDRTALASLFD; translated from the coding sequence ATGACTGAGCTGCTCGCCGACCGGATCGAGCGGCAGGCGGCCCGGGATCCGTCGGCGACTGCCGTCGTCGCTGTCCGGGACCGGATCTGCTACGGCGAGTTCTGGGACCGGGTCCGCCGTACCGCCGCGGGACTCGACGGCGCGGGACGAGTGGCCGTACTACCCACCTCCGATATCGACTCGCTGGTCACGGTCACGGCGGCGATGTACGCCGGGGTCGGTGTGGTGTTGCTGCACCGCCATCTGCTGCCACGGCAGCTCGACCGAGTGCTGCGACTGACCCGTCCGGCGCAGGTGTGTGCCGCGGCCGGACATCCGCGCCTGCTGCGCCGTCTGGGCTGGGCGGGGCCGATCCGTGCCCCCGCGGACCTGGAATCGGACGGGCCGGTCGGCCCGGCGCGGCCCGACGGTGAGCTGCTGGTCGGGATCACCTCCGGGACCACCGGTGAACCGAAACTGTTCGTCCGCGATCAGCGGTCCTGGGCGGCGACCCTCGACCGCTCCGACGCGACCTTCGATATCGGCGCGGGCGATCGGGTCTCGGCGCCCGGCGTGCTCGACCACACCCACTTTCTCTACGGCGCGCTGCACGCGCTGACGCGGGGCGCGGCAGTCGATCTGCGCCCGGTCGCCACGGCGCTGGCCGATCGGCCGACGCATCTGTACGCGGTACCCGCCATCGCCTGGGATGTGGTGCGCTCGGTCGCGGGGCCGGTCGACAGCGTGCGCGAGGTGTTGTCCTCGGCGGCACGCTGGCCGCGGCCGGGACGTGCGGCGTTGCGCGAGGTGCTGCCCGCAGCCACCCTCACTCATTTCTACGGGGCCTCGGAGCTGAGCTTCGTCTCCTTCGACCGCGGTCTCGGCGATACCGACGAGAGTGCGGCGGGCGAACTGTTCGACGGTGTCGAGGTGCGGATCCGCGACGGCCGTGTCCACGTGCGCAGCGATATGGTCTTCACCGGGTACCTGACCGAGGCGGGCACGGTCGACGGTCCGGTCGACGGCTGGTTCTCCGTCGGTGACCGGGGGGCGTTGTCGGGCAACAGGTTACGTCTGTTCGGGCGCGACGGTGAGATGCTGATCCGTGGGGGCCTGAATGTGGAGCCGGCGGCGGTGGAAGCCGCGCTGGCCGCGATCCCGGGTGTCGCCGAGTCCGCGTGTATCGGGATCGCCGACGAGCGCTGGGGCCAGGTGCCGGTGGCCGCCGTCGTGGTGACCCGCGCCGGGCCGGGTCCCGAGGAGATCCGGAAGCGGCTGCGCGCGGTACTCCCGAGCCCGAGTATGCCGGACCGGATCCGGGTGGTGGATCGGCTCCCGCGGACGCCCCGGGGCAAAGTGGACCGCACCGCGTTGGCCTCCCTCTTCGATTGA